The genomic stretch GAGGTTGAGATGTGAACTAAGAAACcatgcaaggggcacctggctggcttggtcagaagagcatgctactcttgatcgcagggttgtgagtttgagccccgctttgggtgtagagattactttaagaaataataatggggggtgcctgggtggctcagtggcttaagcctctgccttcagctcaggtcatgatctcaggatcctgggatcgagccccatgtcgggctctctgctcagcagggagcctgcttctgcctctctctctgcctgcctgcctacttgtgatctctctgtcaaataaataaaatcttttaaaaaaataaataatgggggtgcctgggtggctcagttggttaagcctcggccttcagctcaggtcatgatctcagggtcctgggattgagccctgaatcaggttctctgctcagtggggatcctgcttccccctctctctctgcctgcctctctgccttcctatgatctctgtcaaatcttttttttttaaaagaaataatgaaattatgCAAATGCTAGAAGAGGAGGTGGGTGAGTTTCCTCAACAACCACTTAGAAGTGAGAAATTTCCTACCAAAATCCAGAACCAATACAGGAAAGTAAATTGTTACAAAACAATGTATGGATGGCAAAAGAACACCATAAACATAGCACAAGgcaaacagtaaatatttacaaaagatcTCAAAATGCCaactgagagagaagaaaaccctCAATCCTGTATTTTTCAGATAAGCAAATGATATTTACAGAAATAGGCAACTGGCcgtgaaatatgaaaatatcctTAACCTTGATCATAAGATAAATGCAAATGGGAAGTACACTAAAGTGCCGTTTCTCACCCATCAGACTCTCAGGGTGACAATATGTACCATCGCCCAGGCTGTGGGGAAAGGGGCCATCGTATCCAGTGATGGTGGGAATGGAAAACAGTCCAAGTAGGACGACGACCTGGGCAGTATCAAGCGCTATTGTGTGTGAGATTACCCTTTGACCACAATCCAGCTTTCAGGAATTGATCTCAAAGACTGTCTGGCAAAATGCAAAGAAGGTGTTTGCAGAAGGCTCCTTGTTGAGATActgcttggtttttgttttgttttgttttctaaagattttattttttaagtaactacacctgatgtggggctcaaacttacaacccaaaatcaagagtcacatgctctaccagctgagccaggagccccaagataCTGTTTGTTATAGCAAAGTGTGGGAATCCACCGCATCATTGCAGCTGAGTAAGGACACAGCTCCTCTGACACTGCTCAGAGCCCTGTGCTGAAAGGGGAGCAGAGAAGTCCACGGGGTACACCCGTGTTCATCTAAGAAACGGAGGAGGTCCTCACTGTATATTTCACTTAgttaagaggaaataaagaagagtCCATTACAacaacctaattttttttaaagattttattggggtgcctgggtggctcagtgggttaaagcctctgccttcagctcaggtcatgatctcagggtcctgggatcgagccccacatcaggctctctgctcaagcgggaagcctgcttcctctctctctctgcctacttgtgatctctgtctgtcaaataaataaacaaaaatctttaaaaaagaaaaaagatttatttgagagaaagagagtgagagagcatgagaagggagaaggtctgaagaagaagcagactccccgctgagctggaagcccaTTGCGGActggactcggggatcatgacctgagcagaaggcagtggcttaaccaactgagccacccaggcaccccctaatatTTCTTCTAAGGGAGTGCAGGCAACAGGGTAGAGAGAGCTGGGATAAAAGCTAGATGTCCCTAAAAAGTCTTATTTCACAGATTCAATTTTGTAGTTATAgagtataaaaaataagaaatttaaataaaaacttggaagaaaaaaagtaacacaatgcctggggcacctgggtgacttggttgaGCACTTGACTTGGTttcagatcagatcatgatctcagggtccccagcGCACAGttcacttgagattctctccctctccttctgtccctccctgttcctccccagctcatgctctttctcactctaaaataagtgaaaataatctaaaaaaaaaaaaaacacccaaagtTAATCCAGTGCCtaaacattgaaagaaaaaaaaaatcacactcgtgaaaatgactattatttttaaatttttttgaaaaacaaaatgggggagcctgggtgactcaggttaagcaactgactcttggtttcagctgggtCAGCTTGGTTTCAGTCATAGTCATGGtgatttagtaaataaaatctttttaataaagatttaataaataaaatatttttaaaataaataaataaaaacagatgttGGGTGAGAATGTGGGCAAATGAGAGCCCTTTTGCACTGCCCTGGAGAGGTAAAATGTGGAATGCAGTAGAGCCCTTCCTCCTCAAAGCATTAAACACAGAAGTACcaatgatccagcagttccaaGTCTGTGTGTTTACCCAAAAGAACAAACATTgatacaccaatgttcatagaagcattacTCAccacagccaaaaggtggaaacaacccaaatgtccatctatGCATGAAACCATAAAGTGGTTAGCAACAAAATGTTATAGTGAATGTATGAACAAAATGTTTACACCAACAAAAGGTATTTACTGTATGTATTACAATTTCTGGACTGGAATGGATTTTTATAGGACATAGCACACAATTTCTAAATTTGATGAAATTTTATACACAGGATTACATAAACAAATTTAACCCCAAAAGGACTTAAATACCTACACATCAATAAGAAAACGATTGTTTGGAGACCACAGCCAAAACCTGTGTgttgcgggggcgggggcgggggcggggggggcgtgTCGCTGGGTGTGTGCACGCGCGCCCGCAACAAGGAGAGTACACGGAACAATTTCACTACCAAAAAACGTGAAGAATAAAAGTAGTATTTgtatcagaccaaaaaaaaaaaaaaaaaacccacaaaactcaAGGTTCATCATTTCCACTAAGCAGAACAGTCTACCTTTAGGtagactttttatttataaaaagacgATTCTCAACGAAGACCGCCGTGGGGAGCGCGCGGCGCCAGCAGGACCAGCACGTTCCGCAAGGGGACCACAGGAGACCAATGCCCAGGCCAGCGCCCTGAAGAACCTGCCGCGAGAAAACCAAGGGATGCTGCGGGGATCTCAATAACCCCCCACGCAGCCGGGGGAACCACTGACCTCCACCGACCAAGACCTGACctgcctgctcccccgccccccacccccggctcacTAGCAGGGAAAAACCAAGTTTAGCAAAAAGATACTGACCAACTTCCGAGGTGGCTCTGGTGCGGCAGCAGGCGCTGTAGGAAGAGGGCTCCCGGGAGTCCCTTGGTGCGAACCCCCTGTCCCTACCCCAAGTCTCGGGTGCCGGAAGAGGGCGCGCCGGGCTCCTGCGCAAGTCTAGGGCTCTGCCAGCTGGAGCCCGGGGCAGCCTCTCCAAACCCAAGAACCGCCTGGAAGGCCTTGCACCCGCTGAGACCAAGGTGCCAGGACCGCTGGGCCAAGGAACACATGACCCACCCCCGAGAGTCTCCCCCCTCGGCctccacccaggctcccagaaaCCACACCGAGACAGAGGTGCAGGCGGCCGCGGCCGGCGTGATGCGCGCTAGGTCGGCAGCAGGCCGCGCGCGCGCAGCTCGAGCAGCGGGGACAGCGTGTAGCGCAGGCGGCGGAAGGTGGTGTCCGAGATAAGGTGCCGGAGTCCTCGGCGGAGGGCCGAAGGGTCCACTAGCATCAGGTAGAGCAGCGTTAGCGCCAGGAAGACGAGCAGGAGCAACAGCAGCTTCTGCAGCGCGCCCAGCGCCCACAGCCTGCGGACCgaaggacagatggacagacagggGAAGGGGGCGGTGGCGAGTAAGTCGTGGGGTGGACCCGAGCCCAGCGCGCCCGCCGCCTGCCCGCTGACTCACCTGATGCCAGCCCTGCCGGTGCCAGTGGAAAGCCGCCTCTCCTGCGGACAGAGGGAGCGGCTTCTAGCTCGGCCCCGGGGACCGGGGGCGCCACGAATTCCCGGTCCTTCATGGAGGGGCGGGAGTCGTAAGGGACCAGAACCCCCATCCCCCAGAGTGCGGGTCTGGGTGGTCGCGGGCCCGTCAGGGGGCAGGCCCTCGAGGGGAGGCGGAGCCCCGTGGGTGCGGGTGGCCCCCGTGAAGAGCGGGTCCGGGTCCGCGCTCACACAGTCAGCCTCGGCCACCTCCTCCATGAGCGAGCCCGCGCAGCCCTGCCCCCGACGAGGATGGGAGTCGCACCTGCAGGGAAGGGCATCGAGGTGGGCGATCTAAGTCAGCCCCGCTGCCGCCCCACCGTACCCCCACAGTCCTGGCGCCCCTTACAGCTCCGGGCCGTCCCGCGAGGCGTCCAGCGCAGCAGTTGCCTCCATCACCTTTCCCTGCAGCTCCTGGAGGGAGTGGGAGTGAGGCCTCAGGACTGGGGGAggagaccccgggggggagggacTGGGGTTCGCCGCAGCTCCGGGGTTGGAGGGGTGTCGGACGTGAGCGGCTCTCAGTACCTGCAGGACTCCGCTCTGCTCCTGAAAGCTGGCCCAGGCCTCCTCCGTCCTCTGCGCGCCCTGGGATGAGGGGAGCCCTGATGAGACTCGGGGTAGCGCCAGGCCGTCCATCCTCCCGCCCCTgcgcacccacccacccacacccgAAGCCGACCTTCGCCTTCAGGCCCCGGCCCGCCCTCACCTGCCGCAGGTTCTCCGCCTGCCTGGCGCGCTTGGCCTCCACCAGCTCCAGTTGTTTCTTCAGACGGATCCAAGGAATGTCAGGAGTCCAGGACGCCCGGGACTCCCCCGCAAGCCTCCTCTctacccacccccgcccctcagGGAGCCTCCGCGCCCCCAGGTCATTATGGCCCCGCCCGCGCCTCCGCTCCGATCTTGGGGTCCCCACCCAAACACCTGCAACGCCATCAGTTGAGTCCCCAGTCGCTGCTCTGCGCGCTGCTGATTCAGTTGTTCCCCTCCGTAGTAGAAGAGCTAGAGATGGGTTTTATGAAGGTGGGGTTTGCGGGGCTTCGAGGAGAGGGGAATGTCCTgagaggaggggacagggcaAAAAGGGGGACGAGGACGACAGTGGGACTTCCTAGGGGAAGCTAGAGACCGAGGCCGTCTCCTTAATGTACCTGACTCGACAGCTCTTCCCACTGCTCCTGAAGCTGCCGGTTACGTTGCTCCTGCGGAGGGGGTCGAGGAGGCTGCCTGGGCTTCTCGGAGACCGCAGCCTCGAGGCCGGCCTTACCCACCcagggccccgcccccgccctccccgTCGGTCCCGCCCCATCCAGGGTCCAGTCCCCACCAAGTCCTGGTGGCGCCGCTCCGCGGCTTCCAGCAGCCCGCGAGCTCTCTCCGCGCGCTCCCGCGCCGCCTCGCGCGCCTCCCCGCGCAGGCTCCGCGCCACCTGGCTTTGCTTCCGCAGCAGGCtgcagaggggaaactgaggtggTGCCACCGCGGAAGACGACAGGTGCTCAGGCTCCCGCGGCCCCCGGGAAAGGCCAGCTGCGAATGGGCCCGAGGAAGCCCAAGCCGGGGGCCCGCTCCCTCCCCTTCGTGGGTCCCCTGAGTAGATGGGGACGGGGGGTTCGGGCCCCGGCGAAGAGGGATAACCGACGGGCCGGCCGGCGGCTCTGCCTAGGCCCGGGTGCCGCCGTCGGTGGAATCGACCCTCGCGCGACTGCTTTTTCCCATCGAGCCGCCCTTCCTGCGCACCTGCGCTCGCGCTCGCGCAGGTCCTGCAGGCGCGCTGTGAGGCTCTCGCTCTCGGCCTCGAGCCCGCGCAccagctcctccagctcctgcttcCGCAGTCGCCCGTCGCGGTTGTCCTTCTGCAGCTGCAGCAGCAGCTCCTGCGTCTCTGCCATAGCTACAGGGACTGTGTCCCGCCGGCGCTGCCCGCCTGGGAGACCCGGCCCGCGGCTGGCGTCACAATGAGCGGCAGGGGGCGGCCGAGCCCAAGCCCCGAGCCGCGGCAGACGGGAGTGGGGCAGGATCGCACTTAGTCCCTCACACAAAAAAATGTGAGGCAGGAGCCAAAATCGGATCAGTAAAaggttaataaaatattaaaatctgtgggcgcctgggtggctcagtaggttaagcctctgccttcggctcaggtcacgatctcagggtcctgggatggagccccgcatcaggctctctgctcagcagggagtttgcttccccctctctctccacctgcctctctgtctacttgtgatctctctttctctgtgtcaaataaataaataaataaaatattttttttttaaatcctcttggaggggcacctagtggctcagtcattgagcatctgcctttggctcaggacatgatcccaggttcatgggatagagccccacatttggctccctacttgacaggaagcctgcttctctctctctcattccccctgcttgcgttccctctctcgatgtgtctctttatttttaataaacaaaatctttaggggcatctgggtggctcagtaggttaaacttctgccttcggctcaggtcatgatctcagggtcctgggatccagcttggtgtctggctctctgctcagcagggagcctgcattccaCCAcccccccctgcctacttgtgatctctgtcaaataaataaaaccttttaaaaaataaataaaatcctttttttttttaaaaaaatccacttgaAACAAAAAGATACCATGGACAAATGTTACAAATGGGTGACAGAATAGGAAAAGATCTTCGCAATCTTTGTAATCAGATGACTAGTAACTAGAATACATGGGAAATCCAGGGGCCACCATGAGAAAGACCAAATATCTAATATCAAAGGTCAAAGGGTCTGCTGGGCATTGCCCAGAGGGGAGAACTGGAACGCCCAGGAAGAGTCTGAAGAGACACCGCATTTTCCATCAAACAGAACAGCCAACAGAAAGACAGTTGGGTGACATCAAATATAAGCAACCAAGTGAGGGAACAGGAACCTTTGTGCCCTGCACCATCTGTGGGTGAATTGGGGGAGCCGCTGGGGGAACAGTGACTGGCCATGGTGGTCCTCCATGACCCACAATTTCACCACAGGAGTACACTCCCCAGAGGAAATTTCTTCCGTGTTTGCAAAGCATTAGGAGCAGTGTAAGTGCGGCACTAACGTGTAATTAAACACAGAAATGTGATATATGAGACAATTGATAAAGGAATCCAATAAAGCACTTAAAATGAGCTAGGGTCTTTTAAATCAACATGAAGAGACCTGAGAATAATGTtgatggtaaaaacaaaacaaaacaaaaaaacccaccaccacaacaacaacaaaaacagcaagtAGAATGAGATGTGCCCATGAAAGTATTTACCTAAACTAAGTATGCAGGGGTGAGTCCCAGGGGGTGAggaggatgaagagaagggggtAAGGGGTTGCAGGGGATCTGCCCAGGGACCTGGGCTGAGGATGAGGGCAATTCCTGCTACGCCCCAGTGGGAAAGCCGAGAGTCACCAGGAGGTGACACCTTTGCAGATATCAGGGGGAGCTGGGTTGCTTCTCATTAATTCTGAGAAATGTGAGCAAGACTGAAGTCATTTCAAGTTACTTACACAGTAAATTAAAAATGGCCATGGCTTCCCTGCAGCCCTGCCACCAGGAAGCAGAGCCTGCCTCCCTGGGCCGTTAATCTTGGAGAGGCCATGGATTCTGTCACCAGGGTGGGCCCTGAATGGGGAGAGATGGGGGCACTGGAGAGAGCCTGGGACAAATCACAGGGCCACACGGGGGTGAGGCATCAGTTGGGAGAGTGGTGGGTGCCTTTCGTTGGCTGTCTGGTTCGGAAGCCTCTTCCGGGCTGGGGCTTTCGAGAACCGACCGAGCAGTGGTGGCGGTGGCGTTGGAGCAGCCTCAGGCCCTGCTGCCATCCTGCCCTGTACCCTGGCCCTCACATGCCCAGCCTCCCCTACACCCCTTGCAGCAGCCAGCCCGCCAGCACCAGCCCCAGCAGGAAGGCTCCTGGGAGCGGGCGGGAAGCCTGGGTTAGAGCCCATGAGGGGCCGGCGGGGGGCACGGGCATAAAACCCTCCAACTCTGGAATGAGAGAGCCTCCATTCAGagccctggcttcctccctccCGGTCTGCGACCTGCAACAAGGCTCCTAAGCCCCTGGGTCTCTCAGTTTGTTCACCTATTAAGTGGGGCTTGTTGGAGACTCTCCCTCAAAGGACTGAGGGGAGCAAATGAGCTCACACACGAAGCCTCTGAGCGCTGAGCCTGGCACCTCCCAGTCCTGCGAGCCATCAGCTGGCTCTCGGCACTAGGCCTTCAGTCTCCACTTTGACATCTGCTGTCCCAGATGGTGGAGGAGcagctgagccactgagccacccaggcgcccctacatattGAAACATTTTGAATGTACTGGGTTggataaaacattaaaacttgATTTGATTGTTCTTTCTACATTTTGGTGTGGCTCCTAGAGAAATATTCTATCGGAGGGCACTGCCTAAGGTCAGTCCTGCTGGACAGCACTCTGTCTCCAGAGTTCCTGCATGGCCACTTCTCCCTTCAGGCTTAGCCCGCCCCCTGTCCCCTCATTGCCCTATAGGGTCCCAGGGATGGCCACCACCTCCACTGGCTAGGCTTTGTGATCCCGGTTTATGGATGGGGTAACAAAGGCTCAGTGATGACCATCGCCAGGCAGTAGCAGCATTGGCAGCCCCTGTCTCCACCTATGTTCAGGAGGGAAGCCAGCGGCCAGCGGCCAGCCAGGATGGGCAGGTGACaagggcccactctctgggttccCTTTCTGCCCTGCCCCTGTATCAGGACAGGAAAGTCTCTGTGGGGGAATACCCAGGACTATGCCTCTTAGGAAACCTAAGCCACTTCCCCTCCACAACCTGAAGGTCAGGAAAAAGGCTCAGGGAACCCTCCTGGCCTCAGTGCCCAAGCCCCACAGGCCGCTGAAGTCCAACTCCTGAGAACTTCTCTCCTGCACCCAGACCCCTGCAGGAAGCACCTGCCTTTCTTCCCCCTTGGTCCATTTGGCCCTTTTTGTCCTTTCTTAAAACACAGGTTCAAAATCTTCGCGACCGTGAGCCTTCCTCCTCCACCAGACGGTCAGGAGCCACCTCCTCCTTGCAAAGTCCACTTCCGGGGCGGGGGCATCAGTGCGACACTGGGCAAGCTCATCCCATGGATGGTGGCATAGAACGGGAAGGGGGGGCCGGCGTGTGCACTGCACACCACCCTGCGCCGCCCttgatttttcttaacattttggtACTTTAGAATTTATCGTTGATTATAATCTAGTATGTGTAGGCCCCATTTTCTCCAACATTTATGAGTTTATGCCCATCTCCAAATATGAAACAGCTGGGAGAATTTTAACATGAACCCCCATGAAACCAGCACCCGCATTCCACTGTTGGTTCCTcttgcttcctccccctccccaccttccaggGGAAGCTGCAATGTCGCTGGCTTTCAGCTTCCTGGGCcgctctgccctcctctccagGGCTGAACAGTCAATTGCATCCAGACGTGCTaggagctcagtaaatgtcaactaagaaagaaaaataagaaaatctacaTCTGTTGTGCAAAACCCCTTGTTTCATatttaaaccttttattttttgccCAATAATCGAAAAAGGATGTAGGTAACTATGATCTATCAAATAATGAAGAGTTTCCATGGaaacaactattaaaaaaagTTAGGTGGTGTTAAGCAGCCACCACCACAGAAAGCATTCCCTTAGAGAGTACAAAGCCAGAAGTGCTTTATGGCATACGATGTCTCCCAGGGCACGGGTCCTGCCCACCGGCCCATGTGAACCCTACTTTAGTCCCTTGAAAAAATCATCTAGTTCGATGTCTCACTGTTTTTCCTATGCTGTTTCCAACACATGGAACAGCCTTCCTCTACTGCCGCCCTTTCCTGTGAAGACTTTGCTGACCACAGGGGTTTCTGTGGCCCTCTTTGACCAATTCCTCCCCTGGCTCTTATTCATGAGggcccatttttttgtttttgtttttgtttgttttttaagagccCATCTTAATGGTTAGCCATTCAGTTAGCTGCGACAGCAGACACTCTAAAAAGACACAGCaatgagctttctttctttttttttttttttaagattttatttatttatttgacagagagaaatcacaggtaggcagagaggcaggcacagagagagggaagcaggctccccgctgagcagagagccccatgtgggactcgatcccaggaccctgagatcatgacctgagccgaaggcagcggcttaacccactgagccacccaggcgtccagcaATGAGCTTTCTTATTTGCTCCTTTTTTCATATCTGggttttgagggttttttccATGGTCAacctttgttgccttttttttttttttttacatttgttgtttttctaatgaaaaaataagtatttgtaaTTGGCAGAAGAAAAGCATTACGGCATGTAAAACAGGTGAAAGTCAATTACAGCCTGGGGACAAGGATGTGCTCTGCCGGCTGAGGCCCAGCACGGCTGGTGACAGAGACTCCCAGCTGGTTTTCTGACAGGGCAGTCAAGTCTCAGATGGGTGCTATTCGAAGACGGATACCTGGCCACCACTTCCGACCCATGCCAACCTGCCCTCCATGCAGCTCACTTGCCAGGGAAGGCCTCCAGGACTCTCTTGAAGCCAGGCTCATTCTGGGATGAGGGGAGCGGCCCGATCCCAAGGGCTCACTCAAGGAAAGCAGGTCTTGGCCCCCTGATTAAAGCCCcttccctgcactgggctccggTCCTTTCTGGTCCCTCTCCTTACAGCTGTGcctcttctgttccctctccccctcagAGATCTCATGCAGGGTCCTAGGGTTGAGCTCCCTGTGGTGATGCTCAATGACCACCTTGAGTGATGACCCCTGCCCGTGGACCATCACCAGGAGGTTCACCCCCAAGGCTGCCCACATAGCCTCTCCAATTAGTcctgccccctctcctccagctgtGTCCCTAGAAATCTCAATGCTTTCCCTGCTTTCTTGACCTCTCCCACCCTGAAGTCTGTCCCCAAATACTGGGGGCTCTTCCATGGCTAATTACTGCCCTATCTGTACCTCCATTTCTACTGTGAATGGAGAGACCACCTATCTCATCAGTGCTGTTATGTGGAATAAAGAAGCTGATGTTTGCACAGCACTTAGAACATGTCTGGTACCCGGTTAAGTGACACAGAAGCACTTGTTAAATaagcttaaataaaaaaaacaaattttcgaATTCTGACCTCTAACCATGTTCAATGCCATTGTTCCAGACTGGATCATTCCCAGACTTTCTAAGAAGTCAGCCTGCTCTCACTGCATCGCCCCACAGAAACCAGAGGATAATTCCCCTCTCAACCcaacacagacagacacacacactaaCCCTCTGGCAGCTTCCCACAAGTCCACAGCCTAGACTGTCCTCCAGGCAACTGGCCTTGAGCCCAAGAATCTGTCTCCTACTGCTCTTTAGACTCAC from Neovison vison isolate M4711 chromosome 3, ASM_NN_V1, whole genome shotgun sequence encodes the following:
- the TMEM191C gene encoding transmembrane protein 191C produces the protein MAETQELLLQLQKDNRDGRLRKQELEELVRGLEAESESLTARLQDLRERERSLLRKQSQVARSLRGEAREAARERAERARGLLEAAERRHQDLEQRNRQLQEQWEELSSQLFYYGGEQLNQQRAEQRLGTQLMALQKQLELVEAKRARQAENLRQGAQRTEEAWASFQEQSGVLQELQGKVMEATAALDASRDGPELCDSHPRRGQGCAGSLMEEVAEADCERRLSTGTGRAGIRLWALGALQKLLLLLLVFLALTLLYLMLVDPSALRRGLRHLISDTTFRRLRYTLSPLLELRARGLLPT